Proteins encoded within one genomic window of Gadus macrocephalus chromosome 18, ASM3116895v1:
- the hhex gene encoding hematopoietically-expressed homeobox protein hhex yields MQFHHSTSTTMSAPLYAPTPVHLTPPTPFYIEDILGRSGAPPAASHSASAPGSSSTAPLLVPTPTLPSPNSSFTSLITAYRTPIYEPTPLHHHAFQHHTAAALNASYASIYPFHAHPHSRSMGDYAHALFRHDPMGEKPLLWPPFIQRPLHKRKGGQVRFSNDQTIELEKKFETQKYLSPPERKRLAKMLQLSERQVKTWFQNRRAKWRRLKQENPLAAKRDAEDEGPGRPKGPDATVASSVCGAVPGSPQGRGPRSAASPLSHRDSDSDISHETDLELDIEDHEEITSSQTLPLRAGGQDYSLRTELKTFLASFIQRNIL; encoded by the exons ATGCAGTTCCATCATTCAACGTCCACCACCATGAGCGCGCCTCTTTACGCGCCGACACCTGTCCACCTGACGCCGCCGACGCCTTTCTACATCGAGGACATCCTTGGCCGGAGCGGCGCGCCGCCCGCCGCCTCTCATTCCGCGTCGGCGCCGGGCTCTTCCTCCACGGCCCCGCTCCTCGTGCCCACGCCGACCCTCCCGTCCCCCAACTCGTCCTTCACCAGTTTGATCACGGCCTACCGCACGCCGATCTACGAGCCGacccctctccaccaccatGCCTTCCAGCACCACACTGCGGCGGCGCTCAACGCGTCTTACGCTTCCATCTACCCGTTCCACGCGCACCCGCACAGCCGCTCCATGGGGGACTATGCCCACGCGCTGTTCCGGCACGACCCTATGGGTGA GAAGCCACTGCTCTGGCCCCCGTTCATCCAGCGGCCCCTGCACAAGAGGAAAGGCGGCCAGGTCCGCTTCTCCAACGACCAGACCATCGAGCTGGAGAAGAAGTTCGAGACCCAGAAGTACCTGTCACCCCCGGAGAGGAAGCGGCTGGCCAAGATGCTGCAGCTCAGCGAGAGACAG GTTAAAACGTGGTTCCAAAACCGAAGAGCGAAGTGGCGGAGACTCAAGCAG GAGAACCCGCTGGCGGCTAAGAGGGACGCGGAAGACGAGGGTCCCGGGAGACCTAAAGGCCCTGATGCAACCGTTGCCTCGAGTGTTTGCGGGGCGGTCCCGGGGAGCCCCCAGGGCCGCGGGCCCCGCTCGGCCGCCTCGCCGCTGTCACACCGAGACTCGGACTCAGACATTTCCCACGAGACCGACCTGGAGCTGGACATTGAAGACCACGAAGAGATCACTTCCAGTCAAACCCTCCCGCTGAGAGCGGGCGGACAGGATTACTCTCTCAGGACCGAGCTGAAGACTTTCCTTGCTTCTTTTATTCAGAGAAACATACTCTAA